The proteins below come from a single Malus sylvestris chromosome 3, drMalSylv7.2, whole genome shotgun sequence genomic window:
- the LOC126614975 gene encoding stress-related protein-like, with protein sequence MADSEASQSTETVRVDAKKLKYLEFVQVAAIYVVVCFSSLYEYAKENSGPLKPGVQTVEGTVRTVIGPVYEKLHGLPFQFLKFVDRKVDESLSEVDRHVPVLVKQASSQALSVAREVEQGGLVSTAKNITVSVYYKYEPVAEQYAVSAWRALNRLPLFPLVAQIIVPTVSYWSGKYNRAVGYTANRGYSVAAYLPLIPTERIAKVFEAENVVAVPTNGGSVAVEQ encoded by the exons ATGGCAGATTCTGAAGCATCGCAGTCTACAGAAACG GTGCGAGTGGACGCGAAGAAGCTCAAGTATTTGGAATTCGTTCAGGTGGCGGCGATTTACGTGGTGGTGTGCTTCTCGAGCCTGTACGAGTACGCAAAGGAGAACTCCGGTCCGCTTAAACCAGGGGTTCAGACGGTGGAAGGCACCGTCCGAACCGTAATCGGACCGGTCTACGAGAAGTTACACGGCCTTCCCttccaattcctcaaattcgtcgATCGCAAG GTGGATGAGTCATTGAGCGAGGTGGACCGTCACGTGCCAGTTCTGGTGAAGCAGGCGTCGAGCCAGGCGCTATCGGTGGCGAGAGAGGTGGAGCAAGGCGGCTTGGTGAGCACGGCTAAGAATATTACTGTGAGCGTGTACTACAAGTACGAGCCGGTGGCGGAGCAGTACGCCGTGTCGGCTTGGCGAGCGCTAAACCGGCTACCGCTGTTTCCATTGGTGGCTCAGATAATAGTCCCAACCGTGTCGTACTGGTCCGGCAAGTACAATCGGGCCGTCGGGTACACTGCCAACAGAGGCTACTCCGTGGCGGCGTATCTGCCGTTGATTCCGACGGAGAGGATTGCCAAGGTGTTTGAAGCGGAGAACGTGGTTGCCGTTCCGACGAACGGTGGCTCTGTTGCAGTGGAGCAGTGA
- the LOC126614974 gene encoding translocase of chloroplast 159, chloroplastic-like isoform X2, which produces MESKLFASEEEAQHLSNAPGSSFLSSQYSVIDDSSKTHVSKIDNDEKFSGVGGGSDGGGSETEEGFVSGEEEDFDSERAFVRGGDTVVVGGVQEDSGVKFVNPSEFFYPTSTSGLRPIAKVSVDDDDGEEDAGEEVFMDSKSLEGGSPKGVVLGDSGLGKSENLGEVVKENGVSGEEEDKVVENSKLVEGLGSVVEKPVEVAEVDDKKAVEQPKEEHAFNGETEVVTESKENCVVVDGPADEKLVEVEENGVEITSGGDSVVRDIHANLSQTGAAVVVGDVETIEESEIKGLEVDEGVSLDNGFDQISSETEEPNDSESVAVDSERDRAVVPKSGNVELDGEKAAIVAGADEVDLEKRPERKDELKSNSETREKGLATESGADVMSDDKPSVGDGAETETVNLSEHEPQIEAKPENGDLNAHDEVHELEAAVCGKYVAPEFLDSSSDSHKVKLVEEVEEKHIPDEIGIGSVDANSISNREIRVETDDDGDNDLQYDDKDLQDDEGENEGSVTDANNEGMIFGSSEAAKQFLEQLERGSRAGSYSGADSYHDHSQRIDGQVATDSDEEVDTDEEGGGKELFDSDALAALLKAATGASSDGGNVTFTTPDGSRLFSVERPAGLGSSVRSLKPASRPNNSNLFSSSNVTVGGSSENLSEEEKAKLEKFQQIRVKFLRLVQRLGVSTEESVPRQVLYRLALVSGRQNSQEFSLEAAKMTALQLEAEEKDDLDFSLNILVLGKTGVGKSATINSIFGAEVTPINAFGPGTTAVKEIVGVVDGVKIKVFDTPGLKSAAMEQGINRKILSSVQRRMKKSPPDIVLYVDRMDSRSRDLSDVPLLRSITNAFGPSIWRSTIVTLTHSSSAPPDGPSGSPLNYEMFRNQREQIMQQTIGQAVGDLRFMNPSMMSPISLVENHPSCRKRDNQKVLPNGVAWRSHLLLLCYSMKILSDASNLSKPPESFDHRKLFGLRSRSAPLPYLLSWLLQSRPHPKLATDQGGENADSDIDLADLSDSDQEEEEDEYDQLPSFKPLKKAQIAKLSREQRKAYAEEYDYRFKLLQKKMWKEELRRMKEMKKKGKVSEEEYGYLGEEDPENGAPAAVPVALPDMVLPPSFDGENPAYRYRFLEPTSQFTARPVLDAQGWDHDCGYDGVNLEHTLAIANSFPAAVAVQLTKDKKEFNIHLDSSVGAKHGEKWSSMLGFDIQNIGKQLAYIVRGDTKVKTSKRFKNAAGVSVTFLGENVSTGFKLEQEYAVGKRLVLVGTTGTVRSQGDSAYGANLEVRLREADFPIGQDQSSLGLSLVRWRGDLALGANLQSQFSLGRNYKMAVRAGLNNKRSGQISIRTSSSEQLQLALIAVIPVVKAIYNSIWPRASENYSIY; this is translated from the exons ATGGAGTCCAAGCTTTTTGCTTCAGAGGAGGAGGCGCAGCACCTCTCAAACGCACCAGGttcttcatttctttcttctcaGTACTCTGTTATCGATGATTCATCGAAAACCCATGTTTCCAAAATTGATAATGACGAGAAATTTAGCGGGGTTGGTGGCGGTAGTGACGGTGGTGGGTCCGAGACGGAGGAGGGGTTTGTAAGCGGGGAGGAGGAGGATTTTGATTCCGAGAGGGCGTTTGTGAGAGGCGGAGATACCGTGGTGGTTGGAGGGGTGCAGGAGGATTCCGGTGTGAAGTTTGTTAACCCGTCGGAATTCTTCTATCCGACGAGTACGAGTGGTCTGCGGCCGATTGCCAAGGTATCGGTGGATGATGACGACGGCGAGGAGGATGCTGGGGAGGAAGTGTTTATGGATTCGAAGAGTTTAGAGGGTGGGAGTCCTAAAGGTGTTGTTTTGGGGGATAGTGGGTTGGGGAAGAGTGAAAATTTGGGTGAAGTGGTCAAGGAAAATGGTGTTAGtggtgaagaagaagataaggtAGTTGAGAATTCGAAATTGGTAGAGGGTTTGGGCTCGGTGGTGGAGAAGCCGGTGGAGGTGGCTGAAGTAGATGATAAGAAGGCTGTAGAGCAGCCGAAGGAGGAGCATGCTTTCAATGGCGAAACGGAAGTTGTGACAGAGAGTAAAGAAAATTGTGTGGTGGTGGATGGGCCAGCTGATGAGAAGTTGGTTGAGGTTGAAGAGAACGGAGTGGAAATTACAAGTGGAGGTGACTCAGTTGTGCGGGATATACATGCCAATTTGTCTCAGACAGGAGCAGCTGTTGTCGTTGGTGATGTAGAGACGATTGAGGAATCTGAAATAAAAGGCTTGGAGGTTGATGAAG GTGTGAGTTTGGATAATGGTTTTGATCAAATTAGCTCTGAGACAGAAGAACCAAATGACTCGGAGTCCGTGGCTGTGGATTCTGAGCGTGACAGAGCGGTTGTTCCCAAGTCTGGGAATGTAGAACTTGATGGAGAGAAAGCTGCTATTGTTGCTGGTGCTGATGAAGTTGATCTTGAGAAGAGGCCAGAAAGGAAGGATGAACTGAAATCTAATTCCGAAACCAGAGAGAAAGGGCTGGCAACGGAATCAGGTGCTGATGTGATGTCAGATGACAAACCATCGGTAGGGGATGGAGCTGAAACAGAAACTGTAAACTTATCAGAACATGAACCGCAGATAGAGGCAAAACCGGAGAACGGTGACTTGAATGCACATGATGAAGTGCATGAATTGGAAGCGGCTGTCTGCGGAAAATATGTGGCACCTGAATTTCTGGATTCAAGTTCTGATAGCCACAAAGTAAAGCTAGTTGAGGAAGTTGAGGAGAAgcatatcccagatgaaattgGCATTGGatctgtggatgcaaattccaTTTCAAACAGAGAGATAAGAGTTGAAACTGACGATGACGGTGATAATGATCTTCAATATGATGATAAGGATCTTCAAGACGATGAAGGTGAGAATGAAGGTTCAGTTACAGATGCGAACAATGAAGGTATGATTTTTGGAAGCTCTGAGGCTGCTAAACAGTTTTTGGAACAGTTGGAGCGAGGATCCCGTGCTGGTTCTTACTCAGGTGCTGACAGTTATCATGATCATTCACAGAGAATTGATGGCCAGGTTGCCACGGATTCAGATGAAGAAGTGGACACTGATGAGGAAGGGGGCGGAAAAGAGTTATTTGATTCTGATGCACTGGCAGCGCTTCTGAAAGCAGCAACAGGTGCTTCCTCAGATGGTGGCAATGTTACATTCACCACCCCAGATGGATCCAGGCTTTTCTCTGTTGAGCGTCCTGCTGGGTTGGGATCATCAGTCCGGTCGTTGAAACCTGCTTCCCGACCAAACAACTCGAACCTTTTTTCATCTTCCAATGTCACAGTTGGGGGCAGTTCTGAGAACTTGAGTGAAGAAGAGAAAGCGAAGCTCGAAAAGTTTCAGCAAATAAGGGTTAAGTTCTTGAGGCTCGTGCAGAGATTAGGTGTTTCTACAGAAGAGTCAGTACCAAGGCAGGTTCTATACCGCCTAGCTCTTGTGTCAGGGAGGCAAAACAGTCAAGAATTTAGCCTTGAAGCTGCAAAGATGACCGCTCTTCAGCTTGAAGCAGAGGAGAAGGATGATTTGGACTTCTCCTTGAACATACTGGTTCTTGGGAAGACAGGTGTTGGGAAAAGTGCCACTATAAATTCGATTTTCGGTGCAGAAGTGACCCCAATTAATGCTTTTGGACCTGGAACAACTGCTGTGAAAGAAATTGTTGGAGTGGTGGATGGAGTCAAGATTAAGGTTTTTGATACACCGGGTCTGAAATCTGCTGCAATGGAACAGGGCATCAATCGCAAAATCTTATCTTCTGTGCAGAGGCGCATGAAAAAATCCCCCCCAGATATTGTCCTCTATGTGGATCGGATGGACTCCCGAAGTAGGGATCTAAGTGATGTGCCATTGTTAAGATCAATCACTAATGCCTTTGGTCCTTCAATTTGGCGAAGCACCATAGTTACTCTGACTCACAGCTCTTCTGCTCCTCCTGATGGACCATCAGGTTCCCCTCTGAATTATGAGATGTTTCGTAATCAGCGGGAACAAATAATGCAGCAGACCATTGGACAAGCTGTTGGCGATCTAAGGTTCATGAATCCGAGTATGATGAGTCCAATATCTCTTGTAGAGAACCACCCATCTTGTCGGAAGAGAGATAATCAGAAAGTTCTCCCTAATGGTGTAGCTTGGAGATCCCATCTATTGCTCTTATGCTACTCTATGAAGATCTTGTCTGATGCGTCTAATCTCTCCAAACCTCCGGAATCATTTGATCACCGTAAGCTCTTTGGTTTGCGTTCCCGTTCGGCTCCTCTTCCATACTTATTGTCTTGGCTGTTGCAATCTCGTCCGCACCCAAAACTTGCTACCGATCAAGGTGGTGAGAATGCTGATTCAGACATTGACTTGGCTGACTTGTCTGATTCTGAtcaagaggaagaggaggatgAGTATGATCAGCTTCCGTCATTTAAGCCTCTCAAGAAGGCTCAGATTGCTAAGCTTAGCAGAGAGCAGAGGAAGGCGTACGCTGAGGAGTACGATTATAGGTTTAAGCTCCTCCAGAAGAAGATGTGGAAAGAGGAGTTGAGAAGgatgaaagaaatgaagaagaagggCAAGGTCAGTGAAGAGGAGTACGGTTATTTGGGTGAAGAAGATCCAGAAAATGGTGCTCCAGCAGCTGTGCCGGTGGCATTACCTGATATGGTTTTGCCGCCTTCTTTTGATGGTGAAAATCCAGCTTACAGGTACCGGTTCTTGGAGCCGACTTCTCAGTTCACGGCAAGGCCAGTGTTGGACGCGCAAGGCTGGGACCATGACTGTGGGTATGACGGTGTCAACCTTGAACATACTCTGGCCATTGCTAATTCTTTTCCCGCAGCTGTTGCTGTTCAGCTTACAAAGGATAAGAAAGAGTTCAATATTCATTTAGATTCCTCGGTTGGTGCTAAGCACGGGGAGAAGTGGTCGAGTATGCTAGGGTTTGACATTCAGAACATCGGAAAGCAACTTGCATACATTGTCCGAGGAGACACCAAAGTCAAAACTTCCAAGAGGTTCAAGAATGCTGCCGGAGTATCTGTGACATTCTTGGGTGAAAATGTGTCCACTGGATTCAAACTCGAACAGGAGTATGCGGTTGGCAAGCGCCTGGTATTGGTGGGTACTACTGGTACTGTCCGATCTCAGGGCGACTCAGCATATGGAGCAAATTTGGAGGTGCGGCTGAGGGAGGCAGATTTTCCGATTGGCCAGGATCAATCCTCATTGGGTCTGTCTCTCGTGCGGTGGAGGGGTGACTTGGCCCTGGGGGCAAATCTCCAGTCCCAGTTTTCCCTCGGCCGCAACTACAAGATGGCTGTTCGTGCAGGGTTGAACAACAAGCGCAGCGGACAGATCTCGATCAGAACAAGCAGCTCCGAACAACTCCAACTTGCGCTCATTGCCGTGATTCCGGTTGTCAAGGCTATCTACAACAGCATCTGGCCCAGAGCCAGCGAGAACTACTCCATCTACTAA
- the LOC126614974 gene encoding translocase of chloroplast 159, chloroplastic-like isoform X1: MESKLFASEEEAQHLSNAPGSSFLSSQYSVIDDSSKTHVSKIDNDEKFSGVGGGSDGGGSETEEGFVSGEEEDFDSERAFVRGGDTVVVGGVQEDSGVKFVNPSEFFYPTSTSGLRPIAKVSVDDDDGEEDAGEEVFMDSKSLEGGSPKGVVLGDSGLGKSENLGEVVKENGVSGEEEDKVVENSKLVEGLGSVVEKPVEVAEVDDKKAVEQPKEEHAFNGETEVVTESKENCVVVDGPADEKLVEVEENGVEITSGGDSVVRDIHANLSQTGAAVVVGDVETIEESEIKGLEVDEGVSLDNGFDQISPETEEPNDLESVAVDSEGLGFREVVRESKENVVAVDAPADDKLVEVEENGVEITSGGDSVVQDIHANLSQTGAAVVVGDVETIEESEIKGLEVDEGVSLDNGFDQISSETEEPNDSESVAVDSERDRAVVPKSGNVELDGEKAAIVAGADEVDLEKRPERKDELKSNSETREKGLATESGADVMSDDKPSVGDGAETETVNLSEHEPQIEAKPENGDLNAHDEVHELEAAVCGKYVAPEFLDSSSDSHKVKLVEEVEEKHIPDEIGIGSVDANSISNREIRVETDDDGDNDLQYDDKDLQDDEGENEGSVTDANNEGMIFGSSEAAKQFLEQLERGSRAGSYSGADSYHDHSQRIDGQVATDSDEEVDTDEEGGGKELFDSDALAALLKAATGASSDGGNVTFTTPDGSRLFSVERPAGLGSSVRSLKPASRPNNSNLFSSSNVTVGGSSENLSEEEKAKLEKFQQIRVKFLRLVQRLGVSTEESVPRQVLYRLALVSGRQNSQEFSLEAAKMTALQLEAEEKDDLDFSLNILVLGKTGVGKSATINSIFGAEVTPINAFGPGTTAVKEIVGVVDGVKIKVFDTPGLKSAAMEQGINRKILSSVQRRMKKSPPDIVLYVDRMDSRSRDLSDVPLLRSITNAFGPSIWRSTIVTLTHSSSAPPDGPSGSPLNYEMFRNQREQIMQQTIGQAVGDLRFMNPSMMSPISLVENHPSCRKRDNQKVLPNGVAWRSHLLLLCYSMKILSDASNLSKPPESFDHRKLFGLRSRSAPLPYLLSWLLQSRPHPKLATDQGGENADSDIDLADLSDSDQEEEEDEYDQLPSFKPLKKAQIAKLSREQRKAYAEEYDYRFKLLQKKMWKEELRRMKEMKKKGKVSEEEYGYLGEEDPENGAPAAVPVALPDMVLPPSFDGENPAYRYRFLEPTSQFTARPVLDAQGWDHDCGYDGVNLEHTLAIANSFPAAVAVQLTKDKKEFNIHLDSSVGAKHGEKWSSMLGFDIQNIGKQLAYIVRGDTKVKTSKRFKNAAGVSVTFLGENVSTGFKLEQEYAVGKRLVLVGTTGTVRSQGDSAYGANLEVRLREADFPIGQDQSSLGLSLVRWRGDLALGANLQSQFSLGRNYKMAVRAGLNNKRSGQISIRTSSSEQLQLALIAVIPVVKAIYNSIWPRASENYSIY, from the coding sequence ATGGAGTCCAAGCTTTTTGCTTCAGAGGAGGAGGCGCAGCACCTCTCAAACGCACCAGGttcttcatttctttcttctcaGTACTCTGTTATCGATGATTCATCGAAAACCCATGTTTCCAAAATTGATAATGACGAGAAATTTAGCGGGGTTGGTGGCGGTAGTGACGGTGGTGGGTCCGAGACGGAGGAGGGGTTTGTAAGCGGGGAGGAGGAGGATTTTGATTCCGAGAGGGCGTTTGTGAGAGGCGGAGATACCGTGGTGGTTGGAGGGGTGCAGGAGGATTCCGGTGTGAAGTTTGTTAACCCGTCGGAATTCTTCTATCCGACGAGTACGAGTGGTCTGCGGCCGATTGCCAAGGTATCGGTGGATGATGACGACGGCGAGGAGGATGCTGGGGAGGAAGTGTTTATGGATTCGAAGAGTTTAGAGGGTGGGAGTCCTAAAGGTGTTGTTTTGGGGGATAGTGGGTTGGGGAAGAGTGAAAATTTGGGTGAAGTGGTCAAGGAAAATGGTGTTAGtggtgaagaagaagataaggtAGTTGAGAATTCGAAATTGGTAGAGGGTTTGGGCTCGGTGGTGGAGAAGCCGGTGGAGGTGGCTGAAGTAGATGATAAGAAGGCTGTAGAGCAGCCGAAGGAGGAGCATGCTTTCAATGGCGAAACGGAAGTTGTGACAGAGAGTAAAGAAAATTGTGTGGTGGTGGATGGGCCAGCTGATGAGAAGTTGGTTGAGGTTGAAGAGAACGGAGTGGAAATTACAAGTGGAGGTGACTCAGTTGTGCGGGATATACATGCCAATTTGTCTCAGACAGGAGCAGCTGTTGTCGTTGGTGATGTAGAGACGATTGAGGAATCTGAAATAAAAGGCTTGGAGGTTGATGAAGGTGTGAGTTTGGATAATGGTTTTGATCAAATTAGCCCTGAGACTGAAGAACCAAATGACTTGGAATCTGTGGCTGTGGATtctgagggtttagggtttagggaagTTGTGAGAGAGAGTAAAGAAAATGTTGTGGCGGTGGATGCGCCAGCTGATGATAAGTTGGTTGAGGTTGAAGAGAATGGTGTGGAAATTACTAGTGGAGGTGACTCAGTTGTGCAGGATATACATGCCAATTTGTCACAGACAGGAGCAGCTGTTGTGGTTGGCGATGTAGAGACGATCGAGGAATCTGAAATAAAAGGCTTGGAGGTTGATGAAGGTGTGAGTTTGGATAATGGTTTTGATCAAATTAGCTCTGAGACAGAAGAACCAAATGACTCGGAGTCCGTGGCTGTGGATTCTGAGCGTGACAGAGCGGTTGTTCCCAAGTCTGGGAATGTAGAACTTGATGGAGAGAAAGCTGCTATTGTTGCTGGTGCTGATGAAGTTGATCTTGAGAAGAGGCCAGAAAGGAAGGATGAACTGAAATCTAATTCCGAAACCAGAGAGAAAGGGCTGGCAACGGAATCAGGTGCTGATGTGATGTCAGATGACAAACCATCGGTAGGGGATGGAGCTGAAACAGAAACTGTAAACTTATCAGAACATGAACCGCAGATAGAGGCAAAACCGGAGAACGGTGACTTGAATGCACATGATGAAGTGCATGAATTGGAAGCGGCTGTCTGCGGAAAATATGTGGCACCTGAATTTCTGGATTCAAGTTCTGATAGCCACAAAGTAAAGCTAGTTGAGGAAGTTGAGGAGAAgcatatcccagatgaaattgGCATTGGatctgtggatgcaaattccaTTTCAAACAGAGAGATAAGAGTTGAAACTGACGATGACGGTGATAATGATCTTCAATATGATGATAAGGATCTTCAAGACGATGAAGGTGAGAATGAAGGTTCAGTTACAGATGCGAACAATGAAGGTATGATTTTTGGAAGCTCTGAGGCTGCTAAACAGTTTTTGGAACAGTTGGAGCGAGGATCCCGTGCTGGTTCTTACTCAGGTGCTGACAGTTATCATGATCATTCACAGAGAATTGATGGCCAGGTTGCCACGGATTCAGATGAAGAAGTGGACACTGATGAGGAAGGGGGCGGAAAAGAGTTATTTGATTCTGATGCACTGGCAGCGCTTCTGAAAGCAGCAACAGGTGCTTCCTCAGATGGTGGCAATGTTACATTCACCACCCCAGATGGATCCAGGCTTTTCTCTGTTGAGCGTCCTGCTGGGTTGGGATCATCAGTCCGGTCGTTGAAACCTGCTTCCCGACCAAACAACTCGAACCTTTTTTCATCTTCCAATGTCACAGTTGGGGGCAGTTCTGAGAACTTGAGTGAAGAAGAGAAAGCGAAGCTCGAAAAGTTTCAGCAAATAAGGGTTAAGTTCTTGAGGCTCGTGCAGAGATTAGGTGTTTCTACAGAAGAGTCAGTACCAAGGCAGGTTCTATACCGCCTAGCTCTTGTGTCAGGGAGGCAAAACAGTCAAGAATTTAGCCTTGAAGCTGCAAAGATGACCGCTCTTCAGCTTGAAGCAGAGGAGAAGGATGATTTGGACTTCTCCTTGAACATACTGGTTCTTGGGAAGACAGGTGTTGGGAAAAGTGCCACTATAAATTCGATTTTCGGTGCAGAAGTGACCCCAATTAATGCTTTTGGACCTGGAACAACTGCTGTGAAAGAAATTGTTGGAGTGGTGGATGGAGTCAAGATTAAGGTTTTTGATACACCGGGTCTGAAATCTGCTGCAATGGAACAGGGCATCAATCGCAAAATCTTATCTTCTGTGCAGAGGCGCATGAAAAAATCCCCCCCAGATATTGTCCTCTATGTGGATCGGATGGACTCCCGAAGTAGGGATCTAAGTGATGTGCCATTGTTAAGATCAATCACTAATGCCTTTGGTCCTTCAATTTGGCGAAGCACCATAGTTACTCTGACTCACAGCTCTTCTGCTCCTCCTGATGGACCATCAGGTTCCCCTCTGAATTATGAGATGTTTCGTAATCAGCGGGAACAAATAATGCAGCAGACCATTGGACAAGCTGTTGGCGATCTAAGGTTCATGAATCCGAGTATGATGAGTCCAATATCTCTTGTAGAGAACCACCCATCTTGTCGGAAGAGAGATAATCAGAAAGTTCTCCCTAATGGTGTAGCTTGGAGATCCCATCTATTGCTCTTATGCTACTCTATGAAGATCTTGTCTGATGCGTCTAATCTCTCCAAACCTCCGGAATCATTTGATCACCGTAAGCTCTTTGGTTTGCGTTCCCGTTCGGCTCCTCTTCCATACTTATTGTCTTGGCTGTTGCAATCTCGTCCGCACCCAAAACTTGCTACCGATCAAGGTGGTGAGAATGCTGATTCAGACATTGACTTGGCTGACTTGTCTGATTCTGAtcaagaggaagaggaggatgAGTATGATCAGCTTCCGTCATTTAAGCCTCTCAAGAAGGCTCAGATTGCTAAGCTTAGCAGAGAGCAGAGGAAGGCGTACGCTGAGGAGTACGATTATAGGTTTAAGCTCCTCCAGAAGAAGATGTGGAAAGAGGAGTTGAGAAGgatgaaagaaatgaagaagaagggCAAGGTCAGTGAAGAGGAGTACGGTTATTTGGGTGAAGAAGATCCAGAAAATGGTGCTCCAGCAGCTGTGCCGGTGGCATTACCTGATATGGTTTTGCCGCCTTCTTTTGATGGTGAAAATCCAGCTTACAGGTACCGGTTCTTGGAGCCGACTTCTCAGTTCACGGCAAGGCCAGTGTTGGACGCGCAAGGCTGGGACCATGACTGTGGGTATGACGGTGTCAACCTTGAACATACTCTGGCCATTGCTAATTCTTTTCCCGCAGCTGTTGCTGTTCAGCTTACAAAGGATAAGAAAGAGTTCAATATTCATTTAGATTCCTCGGTTGGTGCTAAGCACGGGGAGAAGTGGTCGAGTATGCTAGGGTTTGACATTCAGAACATCGGAAAGCAACTTGCATACATTGTCCGAGGAGACACCAAAGTCAAAACTTCCAAGAGGTTCAAGAATGCTGCCGGAGTATCTGTGACATTCTTGGGTGAAAATGTGTCCACTGGATTCAAACTCGAACAGGAGTATGCGGTTGGCAAGCGCCTGGTATTGGTGGGTACTACTGGTACTGTCCGATCTCAGGGCGACTCAGCATATGGAGCAAATTTGGAGGTGCGGCTGAGGGAGGCAGATTTTCCGATTGGCCAGGATCAATCCTCATTGGGTCTGTCTCTCGTGCGGTGGAGGGGTGACTTGGCCCTGGGGGCAAATCTCCAGTCCCAGTTTTCCCTCGGCCGCAACTACAAGATGGCTGTTCGTGCAGGGTTGAACAACAAGCGCAGCGGACAGATCTCGATCAGAACAAGCAGCTCCGAACAACTCCAACTTGCGCTCATTGCCGTGATTCCGGTTGTCAAGGCTATCTACAACAGCATCTGGCCCAGAGCCAGCGAGAACTACTCCATCTACTAA